CATGATCACCAGCGCCAGCGCGATCGAGCCGTAGACCGCGCCGCTGCTCAGGCCATTGATCAGTTGTTGCTGGTCGAAGACCACATCGGCGCCGCTCAGCGCCAGGGTGATCGCCCCGGCGTACAGCACGAGCATGAGCAGGACGAGCCGCCGCACCGGCGTGCCAAACGATCGCAGCCGCACAGGCTCCCTGCCCCGCTTTTCCGACATCCACGATGCCGCGTCCCCCAATCATGCGGCGAATGCGGCCATCAAGGGCAAGGCACGATGCATCGGCGCCAGATCGAGCAGGAGTCAGAATTGCCGACGCGCGAAGGCGATCGGCCGCGGGCGGGCCGCATGGCCTCACCCCCGGCCCCTCTCCATCGTATGGAGAGGGGAGCTTTGGATCGGAGCTGTGGAGCCGCTGCGCCTCGCCCTCAGCTCTGAGGCCGCGCGCCATGATCTCCCCTTCCCCACGCAGTAAGGAGCGGGGCAAGAGGAATGACTCCGGGCTGGGGCCCGGCCTCAGTCCGCCGCGGCGATGGCCGGATCGGCCTGCCTGGCTCGCTCGACCTCCTGCGCCAGCGTGGCGTGGCCCACGCGCTCGCAGAAGTCACCGAAGCCCTCGCTGCCGTGCCGTTCGATGCGGAACTTTTCGAACAGCGGGCGCAGCGTCGCGGCGACCTTCCGTGGCGGCACCAGCTCGGCCACAAGGCCGTTCAGGCGCGTGCCCTCGGGGTTGCCGCCCACGTAGACGTTGTAGGCGCCGCCCGTGCGCCCCACCAGGCCGATATCCGCCACCCAGGGCCGGGCGCAGCCGTTCGGACAGCCGGTCATGCGGATGCTGAGCGGCTCGGCGCCCAGGCCGAGGTGAATCAGCAGCTCCTCCACGTCGTCCACCACGGCGGGCAGGGCACGCTCGGCGTCGGCGATGGCCAGGCCGCAGGTGGGCAGCGCCGGACAGGCCATGGCCGCGCGGCGGGCCGGCAGCGGCGGCTTTACGCTCACGCCGTGCTCTGCCAGCAACGCCAGCAGCGGGTGCTCGTCCTCGCGGCGGATACTGGTCAGCAGCACGTTCTGCTGCGGCGTGAAGCGCAGATCGAGGTTGAAGCGTTGCACGGCCCGGCGGAGGGCCGTGCGCAGGTGCGCGTGCTCATCGTCGCGGATGCGGCCGTTCTCCACATAGAGGCCAAGGAAGAACCGGCCATCCGGCTGCTCGCCGCGCTCGAGGTGGTCGGCGATGCCGGTGATCGGCGGGTTCACCGGCCTGGCAGGGGTCTTGCCCAGCCGCTTGCCCAGCTCCTCGCGGAACGCCTCGACGCCCCACTCGTCGATCAGGTACTTGAGCCGGGCGCGCTTGCGGTCGGAGCGGTTGCCGAAGTCGCGCTGGATGGCGACCACGGCTTCCACCGCGGCGAACAGCTCATCCGCCGGCACGAAGGCGATCGGGCTCGCCAGGCGCGGGTAGGTCGTGCGCACGCCGAAGGACATGCCCAGCCCGCCACCGGCCAACAGGTCCCAGCCGCGCAACCGCCCGCGCTCCAGCACCGCCAGCAGGCCCAGGTCGTTGGTGTGCACGTCGATGCAGTTGTCGTGCGGCAGCGCCAGGCCGATCTTGAACTTGCGCGGCAGATAGGCGGCGCCGTAGAACGGCTCCTGCTCGGCGGCATCGGCAGCGTCGGCGGCAGCCGCATATGGCTCGCCGTCCAAAAACAGCTCGGCGTAGGCGCGGGTGCGCGGCAGAAAGTGGTCGCTGAGCGCGCGCGCCGTCTCCAGCAGCCGCAGCCGCTGGTTTTCGGCCGTCGGCGCCGGGCAGCAGACGACGTTACGCACCACGTCGCCGCAGGCGCCGAGCGTCGTCAGCAGCGCGTCGTTGATCTCACGCAGCGTGCGGCGCAGGTTGCGCTTCAGCACGCCGTGCAACTGGATGTCCTGCCGCGTGGTGATGCGCAGGCTGCCGTTGGCGTAGCGCCCGGCCAGCCGGTCGAGCTCCAGATACGCGGCGCCGCTGATCGCGCCGGCGGGCAGCTTGGTGCGCACCATGAACATGTGCTGCCTGCCGCCCTCGCCGGCGTGGCGCAGCTCGGCGCGGCGGTCGCGGTCGTCCTGCTGGTAGACGCCGTGGAACTTCAGCAGGCTGGCGGCGGGGCCGCCGAGCGCGTCGCCCTCGCGTGCCAGCTCGTCGGCGAGCGAGCCGCGCAGGGCATTGCTGCTGGTCTTGATCTGCTCAACTTTGGACGGTGCGCCGGCGACCGCCCGACCCGAGTCTGCCATGATGCCCTCCCGGCCTGTTCCGCAGCTCGCTATCTTGATTGAGTAAGTCAACTATATCAAGATTACGGGCGGAAGCAAGGCCAGGCCAGGGCACAGGGCGCAGCCCCGCGGGAGCGCGTGCCTCGGGCCGTCGCATCTGCCGACGCGACCGACCTCGCCTTCAGCCCCGACGCTCCCGATGGCGCTCTCCCCTTGACCGGTCATCGGGTGCCACGGGATGGACCGGGGCTGGAGGTCTCAGGCGCGGCGCGGGCCGCGTGCCGCATCGACCACGTAGCCGCCGTCTACCGTGATCGCCTGACCGGTGACGAACGAGGACTCGTCGCTCGCCAGCCAGAGCGCGGCCTGGGCGATGTCGAGCGGCTGGCCGGCGCGCCGGATGGGCTGGATCTGCGCCATGCCCGCCACCCGCACCTCGCGCGGGATCGTATTCTGGAAGCGCGGGTTGTCCAGCACCAGCGGCGTGGCGATGCCGCCGGGACAGATGCAGTTGGCGCGGATGTTCTGCTCGGCGTACTCCACGGCCAGCACCCTGGTGAGCTGGATCACGCCGCCCTTCGCCGCGCTGTAGGCGCCCAGCGTGGCGAAGCCGAGCAGCCCTGCGATCGAGGCGGTGGAGATAATCGAGCCGCCGCCGCGCTCCAGCAGGTACGGCAGGCAGTGCTTCATGCCGAGCCAGACGCCCTTCAGATCGATGGCGATGATGCGGTCGAAGTCCTCCTCGCCGGCGTCGCCGATGCGGCCCTCGTTGAAACCGATACCCGCGTTGTTGTAAACCACGTCGATGCCGCCGTACAGTTCGGCGGCACGGCGGAACATCGCCTGCACGTCCTCGCCGGCGGAGACGTCGGTGTGCAGGTAGGCCGCCCTGCCGCCGCCGGCGGCGATCTCGCGCGCCACCGCCTCGCCCTTCTCGTCCTGCAGGTCGGCGATCAGCACCGCCGCGCCTTCCTGCGCGAACAGCCGCGCCGTCGCCTCACCCATACCGGACGCGGCGCCCGTGATCACCGCGACCTTTCCCGCCAGGCGTGTCATCGTGGTACTCCTTCGTGACTGACTTGTCGGGCCGAGCGTCCGCGCGGCGCGTCCCGTGATTCTTATCGCGCTCTCAGCTTTCCCTCAACCGGCCCTCACCTTCGCGCTGTGAGATGTGCTCAGGGCAACGCGCGCCGCCGGCTGCTCGTGTTGAACTAGAGAGGGAAGCAGTCCGCCGGCAACCCGACCTCCGAGGGGAAACCGCCCGTCATGGATCTGTTTATCGTTCTCGTCGCCGTCGCGCTGTTCGCGACCATGTTGATGCCGCTGCCGGCGCCCGCCGCGCTGGCGGTCGTGCTCTGGGCGCTGGACTGCGGCGTGCCGCTGCCGCTCGTGCTCGCGCTCTACCTGGCGCAGGACGTGCTCTCCTACCTGGCGATCCAGCGGCTGCTGCCCGCGCTTACCCGCCGGCACCGTTCGCTCAGCGGCATCGTGGCGCGGGGTGCGCCGGCGTGGCTGCGCCGGCGCCTGAGCGGCGGCGTGCATGGCACGGCAAGCAGTCGCGCCGGCCTCTTCTCCGCGTCGCTGGTCAGCTTCTACGCGGGCGCAGCGCTGGCGACGCTGCACAACGGCGCCGCTCTGCGCTCCGCGGCCGTCGTGATCGCGGCGGACGTGCTCAAGTGGGCGAACGGGCTGGCGCTGGCGCTGGGCCTGGCCCACGCGCTGCCCGGCTCGCCCTGGACCACATTGGCCGCATCGGCCGCGGGGCTGGCACTGATCCCCGTGCTGCGCGCCCTGCCGCGCAGGCAGCGGCCGGCGCCGGCGTTGGCACCGGTTCGCGTGCAGTGAGCGTAGCCCCGTGATTCGCGGCTCGCGGCGGTGACAGCCCCGGCGGCGTGTGCGAAGATCGCTGCATGCGCATCGACGAATCGCTCACGCCCGGCAATCCGTCGTTTTCGATGGAGTTCTACACGCCGCAGACGCCCGCGGGCTGGCGCACGCTGTGGCGCACGCTCGAGACGCTGCGCGAGTTTCGCCCGCGCTACGTCTCCGTCACCTACGGCGCCGGCGGCTCGCAGCGCGGCGCCACCTTCGACGCCGTGGCGCGGATCAAGCGCGAATACGGCATCGAGGCGATGGCGCACGTCACCTGCCTCAGCCATACGCGCGATGAGCTGCGCGCGATTTTCCAGAAACTGCGCGACGACGGCATCGAGAACGTGATCGCCCTGCGCGGCGACCGGCCGCGCGATCTGCCCGACTTCCAACCTCCCGTCGACGGCCTGCCGCACGCCACGGAGATGATGCGCTTCATCCGCGAGGAGGGCTACGACTTCTGCCTGGCGGGCGCGGCCTATCCGGAGATGCACCCGGAGAGCCCCGACCGCGCCACGGACCTGGCGCACACGCGCCTGAAGGTCGCGGCCGGCGCCACGCTGCTGATCACGCAGCTCTTCTTCGACAACGCCTTCTACTTCGACTTTATGGAGCGGGTGCGCCGCGCCGGCATTGACGTGCCGGTGATTCCCGGCATCATGCCGATCGTCGATATCGCCCAGATCCGCCGCATTACCCAGGGCTGCGGCGCCACGATCCCGGCGCGGCTGGAGAACGAGCTGCAGCGCTGCGACACGCCCGAGGCGGCGCTGGCGCTCGGCGTGCGCTGGGCGACGATGCAGTGCGTGGAGCTGCTGGAGCGCGGGGCGCCGGGCATCCACTTCTACACGCTGAACCGCAGCCCCGCCACGCGCCTGGTGCTCGAAGCCCTGGGGTAGGAGTGCCGGCCGCGGCGTTCGGCCCTCATCCTCTCGTCTCTCCTTCGTTGGTTGGAGATGCCGTTCCACGGCATGGCGGTCCTGGCGGGAAGGAGACGATCCAGCCTGGAGCGTTCCGATCTCCGTACGGTTAACCCGACGGCGTTCGAGCCGCGCCGAGCTGAGTCTCCCCTCTCCCAGGATTGGGAGAGGGGCCGAGGGTGAGGGCCGAGAGGCCGGCGACGAAGTTCGGCACCACGGCGCTCGCTTCGCTCAGGTCGATCGTGCGCAACTCGGCGGCCAGTGCGGTGACATCCTGCCCCGCGGCCGCGAGCTCGGCCGCATCGTGCTCGGCGATGGCGGCCAGCACGGCGCCGCTGATCTCGGGGTGGAACTGCACGCCCAGCACGCTGCCATGCGCGAAGGACTGCACACCGTGGTCGCTCTCGGCCAGCAGCGCGGCGCCGGGCGGCAGCTCGCTCACCACGTCGTAATGACCCTGCGCGCCGCGGAAGACGTGCGGCAGACCGGCGAAGAGCGTGGGATGAGCGCGGCCCGCGTCCGTCAGGCGCAGCTCGCAAAAGCCGAACTCGCGCCCCAAAGGGTTGCGCACGACCGCGCCGCCCAGCGCCGAGGCGAGGATCTGGTGACCGAAGCAGATGCCCAGCACCGGGAAACCGGCAGCGTGCAGCCCGCGCAGGTACGCCTCCAGCCGCAGCATCCACGGCGCCCGTTCGTATACCGCCGCCAGGGAGCCGGGCACGATCGCGGCGACGAAGCCGGCCGTTTTCGGCAGCGGCGAGCGGCCGTCGTACGCGGGCACCCCGACAAGCTCGCTGTCAGGCAGCAGGCGACGCAGCCAGCCCGTGCCGTTCGACTCGGCGCCGAGCCAGCTCACGGGCGGCATCGTCTCCAGCACGAGGATGCGCCGGCGGCCGCTTTCTGAGGCCGGCGCATCGAGTTCGCGGCCCGGTTTCGCTGGTGCCGTCATCCAGTGTGATCCTCCATTTCTCGTCGTCGTGCTGATCTCGACCGGGGCCGGCGTCAGTCGTCCGGCTCGATCGTGCTGGTCAGGCCGAACTGCTCGAGCCGCTCGCGGTAGAACTCGGCGCGCTCTTTCGGCGTGACGATCACCAGTGCCACGCCCTCGCTGTGCGCCTCGAACATGATCGCCGTGGCCTCGTCCGGCGTCAGGCTTTGCACGGTCAGCAGCAGCGCGTAGACGACGTGCTCCATCGAGTTGTAGTCGTCGTTGTGCAGCATCACCCGCCACGGCGGCAGCAGCACCGTGGTGGTGGTGGTGCGCTCTTCGATATCCGGTGTGCTGACCGCCGCAGGACGCATCGTTGCCGCCTCCGGCCTCACGCGGGCCGCTCTGCTTCGGCACCATTCTACCGTGTGGAGCGTCGGGCGAAGCGTGCAGGCGGGGACGGGCGCTGGTACAGTACGGCCTGAAGCGGTCGCGCGGGCGGCCGCCCCCGGCCCGCGCCAACTCTGCTGAAAGAGGTCTCAGGATGTCCGCTGCCGCTCGTCCGATTCATTTCGGCGTCTCGCTGCCGCAGATCAGCCGTAGCTGGGAGGAGACGCGCCATGCCGCCGAGACCTTCGAGCGGCTCGGCTACGACTCGGTCTGGCTGAACGACCATCTCTACGGCGTGCCGCGGCCGGACATCCCGATCCTCGAATGCTGGACCACGCTCACCGCCGTGGGCGCGGTCACCGAGCGGGTGCAGCTCGGCACGGTTGTCTCGCCGCCGGGCTTCCGCAACCCGGCGCTGCTGGCCAAGATCGTGGCCACGCTCGACCAGATTACGAACGGCCGCGTGATCCTCGGCATGGGCGCCGGCTGGTTCGCGCAGGAGTTCCGCGGCTACGGCTTTCCTTTCCCGGAGACGAAGGCGCGGCTGGAGCAGCTCGCGGAGGCGGCGGAGATCAGCAAGCGCGCCTGGACCGAGCCCGGGCTCAGCTTCCAGGGCAAGCACTTCCAGACCGAAAACCTGATCCTCGCTCCCGCGCCGGTGCACCAGCCGCACCCGCCCATCCTGATCGGCGGCGGCGGCGAGAAAGTCCTGCTGCGCATTGCCGCGCGCTGGGCGGACATCTGGAACAACCCCGCGGCGCAGCAGACGCGGCTGGAGCAGAAGATCGACATCCTCAAGCGGCACTGCGCCGCCGTCGGCCGCGACCCGGCCGCGATCACCATCTCGCAGCAGTGCCTCGTGCTGATCGCGCGCAACGAGGACGAAGCCGGGTCCATGATCGAGCGAGCGACGAAGCTGTTCGGCGGGCACATGGGCGACGTGCACGGCCCGCTGGCGATCGCGGGCACGCCGGAGACGGTGGCGGCGCGCATCCAGCGTCACATCGACCTCGGCTGCACGATGTTCGTGATGGAGTTCTTCGGCCGCGACACGCGCGAGCCGGCGCAGCTCTTCGCCGAGACGGTGCTGCCGCGCTTCCGCGAGGGCGCCGGCAGCCGTGCGCCCGCGGCCGCCCGCGGCGCCTAACCCTGATTCGGCTTGCGCCGAGTCTGTCCCTTCCCGACGCTGGCAGGGACGCCTGGAGCGCTCCCGCTGTCGTGCGAGGGCAGCGGATCCTGGTGTCCTTGCAGGACGCGCGGCGCAAGCGTCGGAGGCCTCCAGTAACAGCCATCGCCTGCGAGGTCGGGGTAGGCGCAGCGGGTGAGCGTGGGCACGTCGTTCGCGCGAACAATACGGTACGATCGAAGCGGGCGGGCCGCGAACAGGTCCGCTCGTGGAGACAGGGCGTGTTCCTCGTAGGTCAGACCGGCCGCCTGCTGGACCTCGGCACGGCGGCCTTTCGCATCTTCTTCGGCTACATGGCGCTGCGCTGGCGCCGGCGGTACCTGCACCAGACTATCCCGCCCGAACGCTGGTCGCGGCAGCACGCGCTGGCGGCGGGCCTGCTCTACGGCGCCGCCGTTCGCCGCCAGGGGCTGCTGATCAAGCTCGGCCAGCTGATCGCGGCGCGGCCCGACATCTTTCCCAGCGAATATGTGCGCGAGCTGTCGCGCCTGCACGACCGTGTGCCGCCGCGCAGCTACGCGGAGATCGCGCCGGTGCTGCGGCGCGGCCTCGGCACGGCGCCGCAACGCGTGTTCAAGAACTTCGACCGCACGCCGCTCGCCGCGGCCTCGCTGGCGCAGGTGCACCGCGCCGTCTTGCAGGACGGGCAGGAGGTCGCGGTCAAGATCCAGTACCCGGGCATCGAGTCGGTGGTGAAGGCCGACCTCTTCGGGCTGAACGTCGTCAAGTGGGCGCTGGCGCGGCTGCTGCCCGAGCTGAACATCGGCGAGATCGTCGATGACCTGCGCGCCTCGATTCCGCAGGAGCTCGACTTCGTGCACGAGGGCCGCAACGCCGAGCGCGTGGCCCGCAACTTCGCCGGCAAGCCGGGCGTGATCGTGCCGCGCATCGTCTGGGAGCACAGCTCGCGCCGCGTGCTGGTGATGGAGTTCATCCGCGGCATCAAGATCACCGAAACGGAGAAGCTGCGCGAGGCGAAGATCGATCTGAAGGCGCTCTGCCGGCTCTTCCTTGGCATCTACTTCGATCAGATCATGGTGCACGGTTTCTTTAACGCCGACCCGCATCCCGGCAACCTGCTGGTCGTGCCGCGGAGTGGCGGCGAGGCGGAGATTACCCTGCTCGATTTCGGCCTGGTGAAGGAGCTGACGCCCCGGTTCCGCGTGGGCTCGGCCTATCTTTGCCGCGCGATCCTCACCTTCGACCCGATCGCCACGCGCGAGGCGTACCACCGCATGGGCGTGCGCACGCGCGACGACTCGCTGCAGACCTACGTCACCCTGGGCACACTCTTCCTCGGCTTGCCGGAACACATCCGCGGCGAGAAGAGCCTGTTCGACCAGCAGTCGTGGGAGCAGAGCGGCATCGACGTGCGGGCGATGTACCGCGCCGACCCCGTGATCAGCCTGCCGCCGGAGCTGCTGCTCGTTGGCCGGGCGATCACACTGATGGGCGGCGTGATGTTCGCCCTCGACATGTGGGCCGACATGTGGTCGATGATCCTCGACTACAGCAATCGCGTGATCGCTGAGTACGAGGCGGAGCGCGTCGCCTGACCCGTTCGACGCTCGCGCGGGCGGGCAGGCTGGTAAGATCGGCGTATGTGGGAGAGCGACGGACCCTACACGCCGGACGAGCTACGGGCGATGCGCCGCCTGATCGTCGCGTCCGGCATCGGCATCGCGGAGTGGGTGCAGCGCACGCGGCGCTCGGCCGAGTTCGTGCGCTCGCTCAGCGCCGAGCAGGCCGAGGTGATTACCACCGAGGCGCTGGCCGTTGCCGCCGAGCCGGACGACCTCGGCGGCGCGGTGGAGATGGCCGAGGCGATCGCCGTCTTCGCCGGCGTGGCGCCGGCGGAGCGGCAGAAGACGCTCTGGCGCCTGCTGCTGGAGTTCCGGCACCGCCATTATCCGCGGTCATGCGATGAATAACCGGGCTGGGTGGAGACGATGGCGAGTGACGCGGCCGGCGACGCGAACGGCGGCGGAGCGCCCGGCATGCTGCCCTGGCAGCGCCGCCTGAGCGAGCACCTGGCGGGCCTGAGCGCGGCGCAAACTGAAGCGTTGCACGCCGACGCCGTCAGCCGGCTCGACCGCGCCGCGCGCGCCCGGCCGCTGACGCTGGCAGAAACGGCGACGCTCAGCGCCCTGGCCGCCTATCTGGCGCCGCGTGTCGCGCGGCGCAGCGACGGCAAGCCCGCGATCGATGAAGCGGTGCTCTTCGGCCTGATGGCGGGCTACCAGCTGGCGATCGGCGAACAGTCGCCGCTGGAGCCCGACCCCTTCGCCTGACCTGCCCGCGTCGGCGCGAGCGTGCGTGGTGATTGCCGTGTCCGCTACTGCAGCGAGGCGTGCAGATCACCGCCCAGCACCGGCTGGCGCTGACCGTTGTCCGGCGTCGCCTGCAGCACGACGCTGAGGTGATAGCCCGCGCCCACGTTCCAGCGCGTCATATCGATCGCGCGGAAGGCGGAGCCGGAGCCGTCCGGCGTGAGGGCGCCGCCGTCCCACTTGTTGTCACCAGACGTAAACCAGATGTGATACTGCTGCCCCGCGGCGGCCGGCGGCAGGTGCTGCACCAGCACCACGCACTGCTTCTTCTCCGGGTTCCAGATCACGCCGCCGGTTGCCGTGGCGTTCTGCGCGGGGTCGAGCTCGCTGGTGACCGTGCCCTGGGAGGCCAGCAAGGTCAGCGCCGTCTGCGAGACGGGCAGAAAGCCCTGCGGCTGGCTGCGCGCCAGCGCCTGCTGGTGCTTCACGTCCGAGAGCTGGCCCTGCAACGAGAGCGACCACGCCGCCAGCCCGACCAGCGCCAGCAGCAGCGCCGCCGCCGCCAGCGCCGGCAGACGCGGCCCGCCGGCCAACACTCGCCGCCAGCGGCTGATCGGCACGGGCGCCCGACCATGCTCCGCGGCTGGCGGCGATCCAGACGGTGCGGCCGTTCGCGGCGGCGCGAACTCGCGCACGTTGTTTGCCGGTGCGGGCGACTGTGAGGCGCTGCCTGCCGTCTCCGCTGCCGGACCGGGCCTGCGAGCAAAGCCGGCGGCATCGACGCCCGCAGCCTCGGCGCCGACCGCGGCGAGCACGCGATCGCGCAGCGCCGCCGGGGCGCGCCTCGCCGGGGCGCTCAGCGGCAGACGCTCGACCACGGCGCGGGCAAGCCGCAGCTCCCGCGCGCAGGCCGCGCAGCCGGCAACGTGCTGCTCCGCCGCCGCCGTCTCCTCGGGAG
This portion of the Dehalococcoidia bacterium genome encodes:
- a CDS encoding NADPH-dependent assimilatory sulfite reductase hemoprotein subunit — translated: MADSGRAVAGAPSKVEQIKTSSNALRGSLADELAREGDALGGPAASLLKFHGVYQQDDRDRRAELRHAGEGGRQHMFMVRTKLPAGAISGAAYLELDRLAGRYANGSLRITTRQDIQLHGVLKRNLRRTLREINDALLTTLGACGDVVRNVVCCPAPTAENQRLRLLETARALSDHFLPRTRAYAELFLDGEPYAAAADAADAAEQEPFYGAAYLPRKFKIGLALPHDNCIDVHTNDLGLLAVLERGRLRGWDLLAGGGLGMSFGVRTTYPRLASPIAFVPADELFAAVEAVVAIQRDFGNRSDRKRARLKYLIDEWGVEAFREELGKRLGKTPARPVNPPITGIADHLERGEQPDGRFFLGLYVENGRIRDDEHAHLRTALRRAVQRFNLDLRFTPQQNVLLTSIRREDEHPLLALLAEHGVSVKPPLPARRAAMACPALPTCGLAIADAERALPAVVDDVEELLIHLGLGAEPLSIRMTGCPNGCARPWVADIGLVGRTGGAYNVYVGGNPEGTRLNGLVAELVPPRKVAATLRPLFEKFRIERHGSEGFGDFCERVGHATLAQEVERARQADPAIAAAD
- a CDS encoding glucose 1-dehydrogenase; amino-acid sequence: MTRLAGKVAVITGAASGMGEATARLFAQEGAAVLIADLQDEKGEAVAREIAAGGGRAAYLHTDVSAGEDVQAMFRRAAELYGGIDVVYNNAGIGFNEGRIGDAGEEDFDRIIAIDLKGVWLGMKHCLPYLLERGGGSIISTASIAGLLGFATLGAYSAAKGGVIQLTRVLAVEYAEQNIRANCICPGGIATPLVLDNPRFQNTIPREVRVAGMAQIQPIRRAGQPLDIAQAALWLASDESSFVTGQAITVDGGYVVDAARGPRRA
- the metF gene encoding methylenetetrahydrofolate reductase [NAD(P)H]; this encodes MRIDESLTPGNPSFSMEFYTPQTPAGWRTLWRTLETLREFRPRYVSVTYGAGGSQRGATFDAVARIKREYGIEAMAHVTCLSHTRDELRAIFQKLRDDGIENVIALRGDRPRDLPDFQPPVDGLPHATEMMRFIREEGYDFCLAGAAYPEMHPESPDRATDLAHTRLKVAAGATLLITQLFFDNAFYFDFMERVRRAGIDVPVIPGIMPIVDIAQIRRITQGCGATIPARLENELQRCDTPEAALALGVRWATMQCVELLERGAPGIHFYTLNRSPATRLVLEALG
- a CDS encoding gamma-glutamyl-gamma-aminobutyrate hydrolase family protein (Members of this family of hydrolases with an active site Cys residue belong to MEROPS family C26.), with the protein product MTAPAKPGRELDAPASESGRRRILVLETMPPVSWLGAESNGTGWLRRLLPDSELVGVPAYDGRSPLPKTAGFVAAIVPGSLAAVYERAPWMLRLEAYLRGLHAAGFPVLGICFGHQILASALGGAVVRNPLGREFGFCELRLTDAGRAHPTLFAGLPHVFRGAQGHYDVVSELPPGAALLAESDHGVQSFAHGSVLGVQFHPEISGAVLAAIAEHDAAELAAAGQDVTALAAELRTIDLSEASAVVPNFVAGLSALTLGPSPNPGRGETQLGAARTPSG
- the clpS gene encoding ATP-dependent Clp protease adapter ClpS; its protein translation is MRPAAVSTPDIEERTTTTTVLLPPWRVMLHNDDYNSMEHVVYALLLTVQSLTPDEATAIMFEAHSEGVALVIVTPKERAEFYRERLEQFGLTSTIEPDD
- a CDS encoding TIGR03560 family F420-dependent LLM class oxidoreductase — its product is MSAAARPIHFGVSLPQISRSWEETRHAAETFERLGYDSVWLNDHLYGVPRPDIPILECWTTLTAVGAVTERVQLGTVVSPPGFRNPALLAKIVATLDQITNGRVILGMGAGWFAQEFRGYGFPFPETKARLEQLAEAAEISKRAWTEPGLSFQGKHFQTENLILAPAPVHQPHPPILIGGGGEKVLLRIAARWADIWNNPAAQQTRLEQKIDILKRHCAAVGRDPAAITISQQCLVLIARNEDEAGSMIERATKLFGGHMGDVHGPLAIAGTPETVAARIQRHIDLGCTMFVMEFFGRDTREPAQLFAETVLPRFREGAGSRAPAAARGA
- a CDS encoding ABC1 kinase family protein, with protein sequence MFLVGQTGRLLDLGTAAFRIFFGYMALRWRRRYLHQTIPPERWSRQHALAAGLLYGAAVRRQGLLIKLGQLIAARPDIFPSEYVRELSRLHDRVPPRSYAEIAPVLRRGLGTAPQRVFKNFDRTPLAAASLAQVHRAVLQDGQEVAVKIQYPGIESVVKADLFGLNVVKWALARLLPELNIGEIVDDLRASIPQELDFVHEGRNAERVARNFAGKPGVIVPRIVWEHSSRRVLVMEFIRGIKITETEKLREAKIDLKALCRLFLGIYFDQIMVHGFFNADPHPGNLLVVPRSGGEAEITLLDFGLVKELTPRFRVGSAYLCRAILTFDPIATREAYHRMGVRTRDDSLQTYVTLGTLFLGLPEHIRGEKSLFDQQSWEQSGIDVRAMYRADPVISLPPELLLVGRAITLMGGVMFALDMWADMWSMILDYSNRVIAEYEAERVA
- a CDS encoding anti-sigma factor, which translates into the protein MTCEEFRENVEALALGALSPEETAAAEQHVAGCAACARELRLARAVVERLPLSAPARRAPAALRDRVLAAVGAEAAGVDAAGFARRPGPAAETAGSASQSPAPANNVREFAPPRTAAPSGSPPAAEHGRAPVPISRWRRVLAGGPRLPALAAAALLLALVGLAAWSLSLQGQLSDVKHQQALARSQPQGFLPVSQTALTLLASQGTVTSELDPAQNATATGGVIWNPEKKQCVVLVQHLPPAAAGQQYHIWFTSGDNKWDGGALTPDGSGSAFRAIDMTRWNVGAGYHLSVVLQATPDNGQRQPVLGGDLHASLQ